The following are encoded together in the Candidatus Parvarchaeota archaeon genome:
- a CDS encoding glutamine-hydrolyzing GMP synthase subunit GuaA, with the protein AVRIVGEITPEKAEIVRHACAIVEEELEAAVARGEIEKPWQYFAALLPVKTVGVRGDERHYNYTLVVRAVRSLDGMTINFSHIPPALLEKISSRITNEIRHVGRVLYDITNKPPATVEME; encoded by the coding sequence TGCAGTGCGCATTGTTGGTGAGATAACGCCTGAAAAAGCCGAAATTGTCCGCCACGCGTGCGCCATTGTCGAAGAGGAGCTTGAGGCGGCTGTTGCAAGAGGGGAGATTGAAAAACCCTGGCAGTACTTTGCAGCCCTTTTGCCTGTAAAAACCGTTGGCGTGCGCGGCGATGAGCGGCACTACAATTACACGCTTGTCGTGCGTGCTGTCCGCTCGCTTGACGGAATGACCATCAATTTCTCGCACATCCCGCCTGCGCTTCTTGAGAAAATCTCAAGCAGAATCACAAACGAAATCCGCCACGTCGGCCGCGTGCTCTACGACATTACAAACAAGCCTCCTGCAACCGTGGAAATGGAGTAA
- a CDS encoding GMP synthase subunit A, translating into MKLFFMSILIINNGSQYTHVIWRAVRDLGFAGEIVQPEVETAKLLAAEKVIMSGGPSSVYEVDLKANRAIIEAAAAGRYKSPLLGICFGQQAIAHVLGGSVAKGKSAEYGTMEIAIDKPQGVLVGLPGKITAWVSHFDEVKSLPPNFISLAHSQVCPFEAMMHTSLPIHAVQFHPEVWHTQYGEKILENFLRL; encoded by the coding sequence ATGAAGTTGTTTTTCATGTCCATTCTCATCATCAACAACGGCTCGCAGTATACTCATGTTATCTGGCGGGCTGTGCGCGACTTGGGTTTTGCCGGGGAAATCGTCCAGCCGGAAGTTGAAACTGCAAAACTTTTAGCTGCTGAAAAAGTCATCATGTCAGGAGGCCCAAGCTCGGTTTACGAAGTTGACCTTAAGGCAAACCGCGCAATCATCGAGGCTGCGGCAGCAGGAAGGTACAAAAGCCCGCTTCTTGGAATCTGCTTTGGCCAGCAGGCAATCGCCCATGTCCTTGGCGGCAGCGTGGCAAAAGGCAAGTCGGCAGAATATGGGACAATGGAAATTGCAATCGACAAGCCACAAGGCGTACTTGTCGGGCTTCCAGGCAAAATCACTGCCTGGGTGTCCCATTTTGACGAAGTCAAATCCCTGCCGCCAAACTTTATTTCACTTGCTCACTCGCAAGTGTGCCCATTTGAGGCAATGATGCACACAAGCTTGCCAATACATGCAGTCCAGTTTCATCCCGAAGTCTGGCACACGCAGTACGGCGAGAAAATCCTTGAAAATTTTTTGAGGCTTTAA